DNA from Lentibacillus amyloliquefaciens:
CCTTGTCCATCTCGAGAAGCCACCATTTCCTCAGCTTCTTTTACAATATCACTGACAATTTTTTGGCGTTTTTGGTTGATCGATTGGACCTGGTCAGCTATTTTGTCAGCTTCATCCTGATCATCTGTCAGCAATAATTGAACTGCAAGGTCAGCATCCTGTAATCTGCCGACCGCATTCAATCTGGGCCCGATTGAAAAGCCGATAGCTTCTTCATTAACATCCCCACTGATACCGCAAACTTTCTTTATAGCGACAAGTCCAGGTTTGTCACTTACTGATAAAGCCTTTAATCCATAAAAAGCCAGGATGCGATTTTCATCGATTAATGGGACAAGATCAGCTATTGTGCCAATCACTAAGTAGTCAAGGTATTGCTTTGGAAAATAGCCCAGAAGACTTTGTGCAAACTTGAATGCAACGCCCGCACCTGCAAGTTCTTTAAATGTGTAGTCAGGAGAACATTTTGGATGTATAATCGCAAAAGCATCCGGCAATTGCTCTTGTGGCTCGTGATGATCGGTGATAATCAGATCCATTCCTAATTGTTTAGCAACAGCCGCTTCATGTGTAGAAGCTATTCCTGTATCGACTGTTATAATTAATTGGCAGCCATGTGCATGAGCCGCTCTGAATGCTTCCTCATTTGGTCCATATCCTTCTGTAAAGCGATTCGGTATATAATAGTCACAATTTGCGCCAAGTTCCTGCAGTGCTTTAATCATGATAGCGGTGGAGCTAACCCCATCAGCATCATAATCGCCATAGACAAGAATTTTTTCATTTGCACTGATTGCTTTATGTACGCGCTCTGTCGCTTTTTCAATATCCGCTAATAAATTGACACTGTGTAAATTATTCAGATCAGGAGATAAAAACTCCTCAGCTTCTTCATCTGATGTGATTCCCCGCTGTAATAACAATTCTTTAATTAGCGGTGAGAATTTATTGGAATTCAAATTTGATAAATCGTTTTGTTCTTTTGGAAATTTCCATTTCATTTTACTCTTTAACATAAACTCACCCCTGACTTATCCAGTATACAAAAGATAGTCACGGGGAGCAATCAGGTTTATTTATCGTTATGAGTATTATCAGAGTCGTCGTTTGCTTTATTTTTGGCCTCGGACTCACTTAATAAATTATGTTCTTTTAATGTTTTTTGCATTTGTTGTTTCTCTGTCCGCAGCACATTTCTCTCACGCTGCAACCGGATAATCTTCACAAGTCCGGCCGCCGCCGTTATGATGCCTCCCATTAATACAGAAAACAAGATAACGAGTATCAGTGGTGCTTCACCGCTTCCAAACAGATAATTAACTTCTACGGGATTGACATTGATCACTGCGAATACCGCAACAATAATAACAAAAATAATGGCAAAAATGACATAAGTTTGACCTCGCAAAGTTTTCCCTCCTTCTTCTGTTACATCTTCTAAATTACCCTTTAACTTTTAAAACTAACCATAATGAATGAACCTCTAAAAGCTGATCAGCATTCAGAGGTTCATTTTCATTAAACTTGCGGGCCTTCTGTCCGTTTCTTTTTGGCAAAAACAACCGGCTTTTCTTTAATATTCTTCCCGCGCCAGACAAGCCATATCTGTGCAGCCAGGAACAGAGACGAGTACGTACCCGCCAAGAGCCCGACAGCAAGTGCAATGGCAAAACCGGTAATCGATTGTGCTCCAAGGAAGAGAAACGCCAGGACAGCAATCAACGTGGTGACAGTTGTGTTAATACTGCGTGTCATGGTTTGCACAAGACTGCGATTAACGATTTTTGCCAGTTCCTTAAACGATGTGATGCGCTGTTGTTTCCTTAGATTCTCGCGGATCCGATCAAAGGTGACAATTGTGTCATTGATGGAATAACCGATAATCGTAAGTATTGCGGCAACAATCGTCACATCAAACTCAATCCGGGTCAGACTGAATATCGCCAGAATGAAAAAGGCGTCATGTACAAGGGCGATAATTGATGTCACCGCAAAGATCAACTCAAATCGCAGTGTTACATATATGACAATGCCAATAGACGCGATCGCAACGGCATAGATGGCATTTTTAACGAGTTCTTCCCCGACGATTGGTGAGACAACACTGACACTCGTATCGGCATTAAAATTTTCTTTAAAGTACGTCTGTATATCAGCAATACGATCTTCATCAATCACTCGGTCATAGCGGAGGATAGCTCCGTCGTTATTATCACCGGTCAATACAACCGATTCGGCTTCTAATTCAAGCTCCTGCAGGCCATCCTCGATTTCGTCCGTGTTCAAGCTATTCTCTGCTGCCAATTGGATCCTTGATCCGCTGGTAAAGTCAATTCCCGGGTTCAATTGGAATATACCAATTACAATTCCCCCAACAATGACCATTATGGATGAAGCTAAGAAAAACTTCTTCCGGTGCTGAGCAACATTCGGTTTCCGGTTGAAAACTTTTGGTTCGTATTCAGTCGAATCAGCAATATCCTTAATATCTTGTCGTTTCACACCAAACCAGCCCGGGCGATTTTTAAGGAACTTGCTTTTTACCCATAAACTCATGAGCAATCGTGTTCCGAAAACGGCGGTCAGGAAACTGACAACAATACTTAAAATCAGCATTGTCGCAAACCCTTTTACAGAGCTTGTGCCGAATGTAAACAGCACAGTCGCAGCCAGCAGCGTCGTAATATTAGCATCGACTATCGCTCTCAGAGAGTTTTTCGAGCCGGCTCTAAATGCTGCCTGAATTGATTTGCCTTCCCTTACTTCTTCCTTGATCCGTTCAAATGTAATGACGTTTGCATCCACCGCCATACCGACACCGAGAATTAATGCTGCAATTCCCTGAAGTGTCAGGACACCATTCATCAGATTAAAAATCAATAAAACCAAGAAGATATAGACACTTAAGTTAATGGCTGCGATAATGCCCGGGAAACGATAGGCAATCATAATATACAGAAACACAAGACTTATGCCGATAATTGCTGCAAAAACTGTTTTATCAAGTGCTTGTTCACCAAACTGCGCCCCGACTGTATTGGAGTACAGCTCCGTCATATTGACCGGAAGCGAACCGGCATTGATAATATCTGCGAGTCGCTGGGCCGAATCAACGGTGAAATTACCTGTAATCTGGACATTTGTTGTGTTGAGTGTTTCTTGCACGCCGGCGGCAGAAACATATTTCGAATTTTCTTTCTGTACTTCTTCATCAAATGAATCGCCTTCCTGATAATCCATCCAAATCACTAATAAATCTTCCCGTTGTGGAAAAGGAACAGCCGGGTTATATTTGGAAGATAATTCACTTGTGATGTCACGGAATTTCGATGCATCCTTCAGCTGCAATGTCACAATCGGCTCGTTCGTCTGCTGGGAGAAATCCTGACTGGCAGCCCCTTCAACCAAGTCACTTCCATCCATCAGTTGCTCATCTTCCACATTTCTGAAAGACAGACGTGCAGAAGTCGACAGCAGTTCACGGGCTTCTGCCTGATTTTCAACACCGGCAAGCTGAACACGAATTCTGTCATCACCTTCTATATCGATGTTTGCCTCACTGATTCCCAGCCGATCCACTCGATCATTCAGGATTCGTACAGTAGATTCCAGCAGTTCCCTGTCAGTCTCCTGATCTTCCTCGACAGGTTCAACTTCATATAAAACTTCAAAGCCGCCCTGAAGATCAAGACCTAAGTTAATATCTTTCGTAATTCCTGTTACCGTTGACCCAATCGTTCCTGCCAAAATAAGTACGATTAGAAAAAAGGCAACAATTCTGCCTCTGGTTTTCATCTGTTGTTTTGCCTCCCTCAATAGCTCACGGGTCCATTATGTATTCATTAATTGTTTTTAGTCTGATTATCTCCAGTCAATGCAGCAATTGATGCCGCTAAGTCTTCATCCTGATGAGCATTGATTGTCAAATAACTCATGTAAATATTTGATGACAGATGAAAAATATCCTGCACAATTTCATATAAACGTTTGGAAGGCTCGCCTTTCCACACTTTTTCCTGCAGGCATTTCCATACATCTTCACTCGTTGCCTGATTATATCCGATCAACTTTAATTCGGCTGCTTTGCTGTTTAAAGCCGGTTCAATTTCTGATTTCCAATCATTCACTTTTTTAACAACTTCCACGATAATATCACCTCTTTCAAACGAAAGACTGGTTATGTCTTTATGCTTGTCATGCTTGGCCTACTTCTTTGCATATATATTATTGTATCTGAAATTTTATTTTTTGAGAAGGTAGGTCGGCAATA
Protein-coding regions in this window:
- a CDS encoding LapA family protein: MRGQTYVIFAIIFVIIVAVFAVINVNPVEVNYLFGSGEAPLILVILFSVLMGGIITAAAGLVKIIRLQRERNVLRTEKQQMQKTLKEHNLLSESEAKNKANDDSDNTHNDK
- the secDF gene encoding protein translocase subunit SecDF, giving the protein MKTRGRIVAFFLIVLILAGTIGSTVTGITKDINLGLDLQGGFEVLYEVEPVEEDQETDRELLESTVRILNDRVDRLGISEANIDIEGDDRIRVQLAGVENQAEARELLSTSARLSFRNVEDEQLMDGSDLVEGAASQDFSQQTNEPIVTLQLKDASKFRDITSELSSKYNPAVPFPQREDLLVIWMDYQEGDSFDEEVQKENSKYVSAAGVQETLNTTNVQITGNFTVDSAQRLADIINAGSLPVNMTELYSNTVGAQFGEQALDKTVFAAIIGISLVFLYIMIAYRFPGIIAAINLSVYIFLVLLIFNLMNGVLTLQGIAALILGVGMAVDANVITFERIKEEVREGKSIQAAFRAGSKNSLRAIVDANITTLLAATVLFTFGTSSVKGFATMLILSIVVSFLTAVFGTRLLMSLWVKSKFLKNRPGWFGVKRQDIKDIADSTEYEPKVFNRKPNVAQHRKKFFLASSIMVIVGGIVIGIFQLNPGIDFTSGSRIQLAAENSLNTDEIEDGLQELELEAESVVLTGDNNDGAILRYDRVIDEDRIADIQTYFKENFNADTSVSVVSPIVGEELVKNAIYAVAIASIGIVIYVTLRFELIFAVTSIIALVHDAFFILAIFSLTRIEFDVTIVAAILTIIGYSINDTIVTFDRIRENLRKQQRITSFKELAKIVNRSLVQTMTRSINTTVTTLIAVLAFLFLGAQSITGFAIALAVGLLAGTYSSLFLAAQIWLVWRGKNIKEKPVVFAKKKRTEGPQV
- a CDS encoding post-transcriptional regulator yields the protein MEVVKKVNDWKSEIEPALNSKAAELKLIGYNQATSEDVWKCLQEKVWKGEPSKRLYEIVQDIFHLSSNIYMSYLTINAHQDEDLAASIAALTGDNQTKNN